The DNA window TTATTATCAGCCAAAGTTATCTGATCATAACGTGGGGTTACATTTTTTTTGTTCGGGAAAACCCATATTTGCAGCAGTCCAACTTCCTTATCTTTATTTTTATTGAACTCACTATGAAAAAGACCAGTTCCGGCACTCATTACCTGAATCTCTCCCGCACTGATTACTCCATGATTACCCATACTATCCTTATGTTCCAAATCACCATAAAGCGGAATAGTAATAATTTCCATATTATCGTGAGGATGTTTACCGAAACCTTCGCCTGGAGCGATTATATCGTCATTAAGTACCCTCAGCGTACCGAAGTGTATACGTTCCTGATTATAATAATTTGCAAAACTAAAAGTATGGTATGTGTTCAGCCAACCATGATTGGCATGTCCACGTGTTTCTGATTTATGCAATATTGATTTCATACTTATATTTTTTATCATTTCAAATCTTCTTTTAATTTGATATGACAAAGATACGGCAGGAATATCCTGTACAAAGTAATGAAATCAGGTGAATGATTGCAAAAATCAGGACTGGCGTGCTAAAACACGAAATTCTGAAGGAGTTTGAGCAGTAATCTTCTTAAAAAAGTTATTAAAATGAGCTGATTCTTCGAAGCCAAGTTCGTAAGCAAGTTCTTTACTGCTTATCTCAGTAAACAGCAATGAACGCTTTGCCTCAATAATTATCTTGCTCTGAATATGATCTTTAGCAGATTTACCAGTAATGCTTTTCACTGTTTTATTCAGATAATCGGCTGTTACATTCAACTTATTGGCATAGTCCGAAACCATATGCATAGAGGTATAATGCTTATTCAGTAACTGTTTAAATAAATGCAGCAACTGATTGGTTGTTTCCATCAATTGAGGATTATCATTTTTTTGTAGCGAACAATGATTATTACTCTGTATAAAAAAGAGTTTCATCAGTGCACCAATAGCTTCCTGAGTGTAGCTCTCAAGAGATTCGGAGAAATAATCTATCTGAGAAATGATATTAAGATAGACAGACATTTGTGCTTCATTGATTGACAATGGTGGCGACTGCCCGAATTCGTTAAACAAATAAATACCATTAATCAGCTTATCTGAAATTGAATTAGCAATTAAGAATTCATCGGTAAATTTCATGGTCCAACCTTTTGGCTCGGAAGTTGGTATTACCTGATGCATTTGTCCGGGAACAATGAAATAAATGCTGTTATCTTCAATCTGATACTCCGTAAAGTCAACAATATGAGT is part of the uncultured Bacteroides sp. genome and encodes:
- a CDS encoding helix-turn-helix transcriptional regulator; translation: MNPLPKDIRTYTLSEFEEFNTSFSIKKLEDLYRMKHGESDIPHRHDYYTIIFFEKGEGTHIVDFTEYQIEDNSIYFIVPGQMHQVIPTSEPKGWTMKFTDEFLIANSISDKLINGIYLFNEFGQSPPLSINEAQMSVYLNIISQIDYFSESLESYTQEAIGALMKLFFIQSNNHCSLQKNDNPQLMETTNQLLHLFKQLLNKHYTSMHMVSDYANKLNVTADYLNKTVKSITGKSAKDHIQSKIIIEAKRSLLFTEISSKELAYELGFEESAHFNNFFKKITAQTPSEFRVLARQS
- a CDS encoding pirin family protein, whose amino-acid sequence is MKSILHKSETRGHANHGWLNTYHTFSFANYYNQERIHFGTLRVLNDDIIAPGEGFGKHPHDNMEIITIPLYGDLEHKDSMGNHGVISAGEIQVMSAGTGLFHSEFNKNKDKEVGLLQIWVFPNKKNVTPRYDQITLADNKKEDELYQILSPDPNDQGVWIYQNAWFHLGDLSEGWKGEYKLKDKKNGVYFFVIEGTVTIAGQKLNRRDGLGVSDKEMIEIKTDSKTKLLVMEIPMQ